The Chroicocephalus ridibundus chromosome 3, bChrRid1.1, whole genome shotgun sequence genome includes the window TACTGCTAAATAATGCTGGATTTAAGCCAAGTATGTTTCAAGCAAGATTGTTTTATGTTTGAAAATTCAGACTATTACATTCTAGTCTGGATTTTGTAAATAGCTCTACCACTGATCTCGGGACAAAACCTGCAAGCCAGGGAATTGTTATTGTCTCAGGATGAATCACCTGAAGGTTATCTAACATGACCTATGAGcgtctggggaaagaaaaggaagaatgaacTATCGGTGGTTTCTAATGGTGCTAGACCATTTTATGCAATCAACAGTTAAGATTGCAAATAAACGAGCAGTAACATGCCAGAAAAAATTCACCCTGGATAGAAGTTTGGTGACGCAGATAAATGGCAACAGCAATTTTTAACGTGCTTTGATGCCTGTgaactcagggttttttttaactcactTTAAACTTCAAAAGTTTCTTCCAACTACAGAGAACTATTCAAAATAGTTCCCAAGAATCATAAATAACTTAATAAATGACTTATTTAAATCTAgaaatattgttttaatataCACAttcagtcagaaagaaaatggaatggaataggattctttctgtattttcaaacTTGTCAAGTTGAGTTAAACACTCACCTAAAACAAGCCTGGTGAAAGATACCTGCCTTCTGGGCAGATATTGCACTTTCCTTCAATTTGTCTGCTattacagaaatgcaatttcTAGAGAAAgccttcagaaagcaaaaatatgagTAGGCAAATAATTCTTGTAAAAAACCTGCTACTCCCTAGAGGGCTGAAGAGATAAAATCTGGATCATCATTGCAGGGAgtataagagaagaaaaaaacccaacagaacaaacaaataaaaaaacccaccaacaacaagaaaaccccaaaacaaccacgTCATCACtcattttggaggaagaaaaattaatactTCTTCCTATTAGGTatcagttctttttattttcttttctcaatgtAACTCTAAATCTTTTTATACTTGTCCCACTAAAATAAACTGCTAAAGTGATATAAAGTGATGGTTTTTAGTTCTGTACCATTTTAACACGTATCCTCTAAAAACCTGACTTCTCGTATCTGGAAACCTGCGGTGGACACCTCACAAGGAAAcataatgaagaacagaaaattaaaattaggaaaagagagggaaaaacatGGCATGGCATCTCCAAGACCCAGGACAATCACATCTCTAGTTAAATGGGAAAAATCCCTGATGTCTACAATTCAGGTGACGGTTCTCTCTCAGTTGAGCTCTAACACAAGAGAGCACAAGTCTGAAGAACTACAAATATTGGTCAACTTCAGTTATGAAAAAATGCCACGCTATGCTATACGTTTCCACAAATCTCCAGtttggaaacatttatttatgaAAGGGATGTTAATGCTACATGCAGCATCGTTTACAGCACTATGAagaccaaaaaaaggaagaaaattcaaatGTTTAAATAAACAGTAGATACCTGCATTCTCAAGTCCTATCTCACTTTTGTATTTATAAAAGACAGACTATGTACATTCAATCAAAGTAGTTTTTGAACCTACCAATAACACTTCCTCTACAACTCTTCTAGCACTTTCACTCAAAAACAAACTAGGGGCTAACACTGGGAAACAAAATCCCTTCAACATATCTTTTGACTGTTTTGAACATCTTCCTTTCCTAAACCTACTGGCCCTAAAGTTAAATATTCCCaacaagttaaatatttatttttgacatCAAAATACCTGTAACTGTGATACTGCCTGTGGAAAAAATCTGTAAGGTAGCTCTGAGAGTTTTTATTCTGTAACACACGGCAGGATGAAGTTCTGGTTCATaactagaaaacaaaataaaaggtaaaaaagaTAGATctagaactggaaaagaaaagcttaagaaATATAGCAAGACTGTAATTCTTTAAAATCCTACCATACCTCGCATGAGGTCTGTTATTCTTCGTAAATTCTGGCAATCTGATCTCAAAGGGCATGTTGCACACTGCTAAAACATTCACAActttaaaatctgtgaaaattacCTTTtcgaaggagaggaaaaaaaagacattagaaaTTCAGTTTACAGTGAGGTAGAGGTATGggttgcaaaaaaataataatattttgatgAGATTTCAAAACTAAAACCTTGTTGTgactgatgcatttttaatagtATTCTAAACAGTATTTAAAGGACTCAAATCGCTTACTTTATCCTTCTATGATACAGTAACTATTGAACTAGATACTTCATAGATGTATTATGTGATTATAGTACAGTTAAAGAATGAGACACAGAAACAACTCATACTGCTGTTCTAAACACCTCCAAATTGAgaataaactaaattaaatagCTTATGAAACATCaaaataagcagagaaaaagCTTAAATTTCATTCTTACAAGAACTTCACGCAATTTGAAAACTTCTTTCATGCCTTGTTGCTTGACACCATTTTTGTTAAAGCtaagaataagaaaaatggtgaaaattgttttgtttcaaatctCCAGTGGCCAGTATGGCAagctttttttctacttctttgctttctgaaacCCAGCTCAAACTGCTGGCTTTCAGTTATTCTTTACCACATGCATTTTAGATGACAATAAAATAGCCAACAGACAATTCCTAAACAAACAAATGCACTGCTCAGAAGTCAGTGTTTGCAGTATCACTGAAGAAACTTTTGATCATTTTCTGAGATTGCCTAAACTTAAAATGACCGTTCCTCGGTCAAAACTTTTTAGAAGTATTCTACCAGTAGAAGCAACTTGTCCTTATAAAAGGTCAACTATCAATTTCATCTTCAAAATATATTCCATTTAAAGTGGTCACTTTTATAATACGACTTGGCGTCCACCCTGGAAGCACTGTTTACCTCACTGATTTAATGTTCCATTCCAACTTTAGGAGGCTGGGTCTAATGTATTCATTCGTAACAGTAAGAGTGTCGAACTTCTGCTTGGGTCTGATGCAGCATTACCAGGACAGCCTGTCACCACTGCCTTCATGTATTACAATCAAAGGGAGCCTCTCCCTTCCTGCCAAAGGACAGCCACTGTGTTTATTTAATTGTCTGTCCGTAAAGTGAAACTGGAGGTGAACGGCACAACTGACTACCATGAAGTTTTGCAGTATTAAAATGTGTCCTTTTAAGTCATTCACATTGCTGGTTTTCAACATTTAATATGAAATGCAAGTGATGTTTTTGACTGGTAATGTTaacccaaacccagaaaaaagaGGGGTTTCGTGTCCTAAGTATTTTCTTTGGCTCATTTCCTGCTGTGCAACCTGACAGAGCAGAAGCACTTTTTAAACTCAGTTAAAGAGGCTCAAACTTGCCCTTAACAAGATGGACATGTATCTGCTATTCCATCAGAAACGAGGGAAAATGGTGTTCAAATGATGCCTAGGTTTACACTCTTCAATACTTCTTCCAAATAAATCTTTCAAGATATTGTAAATTCTATCCAAGAAACATTTGTGGGTGGTTCATTTATTAAACAAATTTTGTTGTTCATTAAGCCAGTGAGGAAGCACTACTCCAAGCTGCCAAACGAAACTCAGATccacaaaataaaacagcttgTCTTTAAGCAGCATCTGGAAAATGTATGCTGACACAAAAGGGGCATCTCAGTGAAAACATGCTCACTGATAAATTGCtccctcctttttgtttctttctaaaaaacGGATTACCAGCATCGCTTGAGTCATACAAGTCCTTTTTCATTAGAATTACCTGAAAACCTAGTTTCTGTAGACTACGAGCTAATCGTCTGGCACCAAATTTAGCTTCTTCTTCACtataaaggagaaagaaaagaatctagCATTAACAGAAATAGAGTATGTATTTGTGTGCGCATATACCACAACAGCTGTTCAGACTACAAAATGAACTGTTAAATCATCTAACGCATGAACCATGATCACAGGGACAGCCTTCACTTTATCCTGATGCACGTATTACATTTTGACTATCTAGATATTCAAATGGGGTTCTTTATGCCCAAGAATAGCTTGGCACTTAGCTCCAGCTGAAGTGGGAGATATTTTGATCATACATGATACTAAATACTCTTAAGAGACAAATATGAGTAGTCTGGAGTCCTGAACAATCATCTTCCATTTTGAGAGGGAGATCATATACAGAAAGATcatatacaaaaatatacatatgcaAATTTACTATTGTACCTTATCCTTACTCCACGATGCAGGCAAATCTTAAAGGAACTCAGCTGTTAAGAGTTTGGCGAGCCTCGGTTGTATCTGAACTAAAagtttgcttttgcttctttccaGTCCCCCAACATTGCATAACATCGATAAAATTCAGGTGGGTTTTCATGAAATAGTAAGAGATATCCCTCAATAAAGGTCATCTCTTCTCAAGTTTCAAGTTCTGGTTAAAACCATAGAATTCTTAAAGAGTTCTGAAATGAAAGCTCTAGGATTTTCTTCATAAAGTATTTTTCGCTGCTGCTCTCCCACAAGACTGAACTGATGATGCTTAAGATTTCAACTCAGTCTGAGGCAGACACTCCACATAGAAAACTTCCTCCCAAATACATAGCTTGGCAAGGATCTACGTGTGATACAGTGTGAGTGAATCTTAACAGTGGTAAGTACTGACTCTTGCCATCTTCTTCATTTACAACATTGTATTTTGAAATACACAAGAATTTACAGCTAGAGAAAGAATCGTTGTGAACTTACCTTGTGGCTCCTGTGCAAATAACTTTTCCTGAGGACCAAATGGTGGCCGTAATCCTAGGTTTCCTAAGCTTCATTAAtactttctaaaaagaaaaataaaagtgtaagAATTGGACATTAGCGGTAGTTCAatttcatacaggaaaaaaaaattaaaaaagcaattgTTAGACAAATCAACTGTTACACTAATaatacttcctttatttttgatAGCCTTGAACTGTTCCTTCAtctctttcagtaattaaaaaaaccagctCCTGAGAAGAACAAAATAAGCGTGGAGTATCTCAGCCAGTGATTCAGTGTTCACAAAACAGATTAAATGACAGTATTTTCCTGTGAATAAAATCTGGAGGTATGTTGAATCTCTTACCCCAACATCTCGCTTGTATATAACATTTGCTCCCTCTAATGCGATCTTCCTCAAGTTCAAATGACATCTTGTTCTAAAAACACACACTACGTTTGTGATTAAAATGTCCAATGCAACATCACTGTCCGCATCCATTGGGGTGATTTACAACTCAGCTTTCCCACCAGCTCACCATGAAGTTCACATCCTGAGAAGGGAAAATGATAAAATTAAACATACCAGTAGAAAATTGCCTACTAACGCCATTGTACACATCCATCCCTTAAATGCGACAAGAAGCAGAAGTGACTACACTCTGACTCATTTAAGTTAACTGTGTGTGGGGAGGCGGGGTGTCTGCATCCTCTATGCTAGAAAATAGGAGGTTACTTGTTTGAAGACACAGTTGCCAGACTTAACAGAAATAaagtgtgtatacatacatacgtatatatatatatatgtgtataaaaaaatatttaaaattgtcCGTTACGTATGTTACAACTCTTACCAGCTATATTAGGACACAGTAAAGATTACTGAAATTTGTTCCATAGCTCCAGTGGATAATCTTTCCTCAGCTCATTTGAGGATGTCATTAAACACCTCAGGAAAAGGCAGTTCTCTGACTGCTGAAGTTGATAATTCTGAACAGCCTGACGTTTGTGCTGCAATGGATGAGCCTGCTGAATAACTCTGAACTAACACAGGCTACACACACCACAACCTGCAGACAGCCTGCTACCACAGCTTTGCCATCTTCATCCAGCACTCTTGGCCTATCTCCCCCAGTATAAAAGCATAATGCACACTATACAAAACGTCCTAGTGGCAGCAATGGCCTGGGCTGAGCCTCAGTGGCCTCTCACCCTCTTCTGCGCTGCCCACAGGAACCGCATAGAATGAACGCATTGTACACGCACAGCAAAAttgtttctgaggaaaaaaggctggatgaggctttgagcagcctggtctcgtgggaggtgtccctgcccatggcagggggttggaactagatgaccttaaaggttccttccaacccaaaccattctatgaaaagcATGAGTAACTGTGAAGGCAGGGGATGGCCGCCCCCTGCACGCACAGCAAGtctgaggctggcagggagcatccagcctgtccacgcATGCTGAAGGTGAcactcctcacacacacctcaacTGGGCAAGAGGATCATGAGATGGGGAGTTGGGATACCACTCAGCCCAGCCCGAGACCGCCTGGCATCTCCTCTATAAGCCTACCAAAGCCAAGATGGCGGACATCTCAAATAAATCTCAGGTGAAGTatttggggaaaggaaaggggaaaagagcaggaaCATTGGTATATAGCGAAAAGGACTTCTATCAAAATACTGTAGTTTGTTAAGGAATTTTACTTtgtagaaaaatgtaaaaatctgagTTTTACTCCAAGAGAATTAGCTTAAGTAGAGCATACCCTAAGAGACAGAGGTAACATTGTCTTGATCCATTCATATACAATTTCATCCAAAATGAacacaacagaaagcaaagagcaaaatcaaataaaaatagtCAGATATATTAAATGCTCTACATGGTCATTGCCATGGAAGAAGCCGGAGACTATGCCTCAAGAATAACAGTATACATAATGGACTGTAATGCATTTGTATCACTTTAAGAGTTTTGGCCTTACATTCTATATCAGAAATCAATGTTATTATCAGTATTTTCATCTGACTATGACTTCCCAAACATCATGCCATAGTCTCTAATCGAGAATTCGCGCAAGGTGTGTCTTTGACTACAACTCACTGACAACGCAGAGGTAATAAACTACAAGGCAGGTGTGCATAATCTACTGGGTCAACTGCTGGGTGTGATGGTTGCTGCTTCTACTGTGCAGCTTGTTCCCGGCTGAAAGAATTATTCTGTAATTGTTGGCTTGTCTaccgtaagaaaaggcaagatgCGTGATAACACAGAAAAGAGATGAAGGAACagcaagagaaaaccagaaaaaacaaaggctATGTGTGGGGGCTGGGAGGAAAGCAGGCAAAGGAGAAGAGAACAAACAGTATCTAATTAGTATtcccagataattttttttttttaaaacaaaaaaattacatgaatCCTCAAAGTTAGAAATTATTTATCCCATCTGGTTTTGATGGACTACTACAGATTGGGTTAGCAATTTATGGCACCGGCTCCAAAGATAGCACATGTACAGATTTTGAATGGCATGCAGGCAgggccagcacagagcagggagctggaacCCATGGCATCTTCAGAGAGGCACTTGTTTTCCACCCTGGCTCCAACTCCTGGCTCCCACTGAGTTCACTTACTGGAACCCAGGAACCACCACTGTATAAGAAAACAGGACACCTCCAATCAGCAGCATGTCCCAATTATCAGCAAGTTTCTACTGGCATCCTCAGTCTCTACATTCTGGAAGAGTAACACTGTCATGAGTAACATCCCTGAAAGGTTATTAACCTCTAAGCAAACCATAATACTGTATGATGACATCCCCATAAAACTCTGATGGTTTGTCTTAAACAGATCCGGGGAGAAAAGACACGTGCTCACtcaggacaaaggaaaaaatgtttgaaagagaggaaaattacaatttcaaaggaaaaggtATATCATTAAAGAGGGATCTagaggaaaaaacacacattAATATGCTGTGGAGCTGTCAGGATATTTTCAAAAACTATGGTGTATCTTGGTTAGAAGTACAATCTACTTACATAAATTTTAATGGGAGAAAAATTAACCAACATTACAGCAATGTGCCCCCATTTTCATAAGACAAGGTCTGAAAGTTTAAGACAACAGATATTTACGGAGGagctttttaatttgaaatttaatttgaGCTGTAGTTAATATTCTAGACAACATGTTGTGACATTCAGTTAGGAAGGGACGTAACTGTTATAGAAGCAGTACTTGAATACagcataaaaatactgaaaaatgccTTTATTCTACTTTAATGTTACTTGATCTAACAGAAGCATTTCAGTGTTCAACTTTTCACTCAAATATTGaacatttcaaatattaattaccaagttttttcatttgtattgagAAAACTCTTTATTTGCTGCTGCTAAATACTACGCATGTTCTCTGAGAACCTGATAAGTATCAACAATTTTGAATACACCCATTCCCATTTAGTATACAAATACAATGTCAGCCTCTTCCAAGGCACAGTTTAGAAATATTGGGTAATCCAAAACATTTCTAGACTCAGGTACTTCTGTCCAGTGAGCGAGCATAATCTATTACAACCTCTGCCTTAAGCATTGATTTTAACGTCTCGCACTACActgacaacaaagaaaaaaatctagagaaAAAACGTCCTGCTACCTTTCTTTGGGAAGTCTCAGAGATCTGTATTCATAGGAATCACGTGAATGAAGCAagctaaacattttttaaaaaataataatacatgcACTACATAAAAAAATAGATCTGAAGAACATGTTTATGAAAAAAGTGTAacaagttttcagaaagaaagatagATAGATGGATGCTGTTCTTATTTATATGTGTCTCCGATAACGTAACTAGCTGGAACACAGGAATCCTAAACACCACCTTGATACTCCTCTTTCCCAGTTTTCCCTTGTCTTCTGTGCTACTGATACACACTTCTGTATCCCCACTGCATAGCCCTGACCCACTACGTTATTTCCCAAAACttgaatttctgcatttctgtttcctaTTTGCAAAATAGGGAAAATACCGTTCCCATGCTTTTACAAAGACATTTTGAGATCAAGCAACAGCCTTACATATAGGCCTGTTACTGTTCCATATTTATGCAGTTACACTTGCAGAACAGAGGGACTGAGTAGAAACCAAACATCTGGTTCTTTCCCGTTATGGATTTGCAAATGCCTAACTTGATTTTATTGAGCTCAGCTTAGGTTTTGTTGATTAATTTTGCCCAAAGGTTCTCTCATCTGAACCTTAGAATTTTGGCAGCTTAAATATCATTTCTAAAATTATAATTTGCCAGTTAGTGCTAATTTAATAATAGGctcaaattgaaaataaaatcattaactTGTCTAtctatttgtattattttattttatcagggACACTTTAAaagtttgttctttattttcaacACAGATTTCAGGGATAACTCTGAAATATTaccctaagaagaaaaaaagaggaaggaaaaaaagatagataGGTAAAGCATGATAaggaacataaaaaataaaaaaaaaaaccacaacaacaaaagctAATTCAAGGATATTTGGCACTGCAAAGTAACGTATCCTACACTGAAACTAGAGAAACTTCCcagaataagaaatatttcagaggaagGAATAAGCACTCAAGTTCTTAAACAAAGCATTACCTATACATCCCCAGTTAGGACCACGGCCATACTATTTTAGATACTATATAAACACACACGAAGACAAACACCCTGCACTGAAATCTTACAATCTAAAAAAAGCCAGCGCTCTCTGACTTTGAAAAattccaaaccaaaccaaccacacCATCATCatcaaagagagaggaaaggcaCGTGGGATGGGGTATATaaacaaagtattattttaagCTTTTGGCTACCTTTGATCTGAGAAACTCAGAGCTATAAAGGTAGATGGGGGCTATCTAACAATGGTTATGTTATGTCAGAACAGTTTAATAAACACCTTTTTGACCAGGAGTGTAAATATAAGCAACTTCTACTGGTTATTTTTAACCTTGCTCCAAAGCAGTTCACCAAGTGACCGACCCTGCAAACAGTCCCAACAGCCCTGCTGAAGGTATAGCTGTCACTGCTGTGCCAGTAGGCATGCATCAAACTATCACTTGAAAAGAATTTGTTAAGTTAACAGGAATTTCCATATGAGGTTCCCATACGAGAACAGAGAATGCACAAAATAAAGCCCATCAGGAATAGGGAGAGAGCTGATTACATCCTTCCACTGAAGGTGCATTTTTTAAGACTTGTGTTCAGCCCCTCAGGGAACAGGTGCATATGAAACACTGGAGGTGACAGACCGCTGAAATCTGCTTGAATTCTTAGATATGATACAGTCACAGTGGTAGGTGGATGACTCCTCAGAACCGAGAACAACATAGCTACTACTGTCAGTATAGAAAACCCTCTCATCCAAACACTAGCCACTGAGCTAGAGAggtatggttttattttctgttgtctcCAGGGGAAAGTTAAATTGCCCCTAAAGCAAAAGGCCATATTGCAGCTAATATTCTCAACCTTTTGAGATTTGCACAGTCATGACTATTTCCTACAGaactgaaacaaatatattttggagaaggagaaaatttCCAAATATGCATAAAACCAGCGTCAAAGGAGGGATTTGTCCAATTAGACCAATGAAGAGAAAGATGATACCAGCCATACCATAAGCAAGTAGGACACAAATTCCCAATCCTGCTGTCAAATCTCCTGGATAAGCCTACTGCATCCCCATGGACCTAGGGTCTTCCAACAAAATCCAGCTGCAGGAATAAAGCCAAACAGCTTATAGAACAAGACCAGGAAgcgtatttttaaataattcataacaGGCCATTTTCCTCAAATCTTTCTCATCAAAAAGATCTGTCGATATTCAAAGCAAGAAATCACTTGCACACAATTTTGTGCCATCTTTCCCTTGTAACATTCATCAATAGTCGAATGCAAGGCATTAAGAACAATCCTCTAGGTCTTTATGATATGTGAAAGTACAATAAAAATCAGAACCAGGAGGTTAGGTGGCTACCGCAACTCgataaaacactgaagaaaaacaaaaatctgtcttgctgttacaaaatattttaagacaacAGGTAagcctgtcacacacacacacagccaaaCATCTACCATTTGCGCGTCTCGATGGAGGAAACAGAAGTACCCTTCCCGTTCACTAGCTGGGAAGCTCGCTCACTTAAAGCCCTGCGCGTGCCCGTATCAcaaataattactattttttctttccccgctCCCCTTCAGCCCCACAAGAAAACTTCTGGGGCCAGCCCAGGACAGACAAAGCGCAGGCAGGAGGCGGCCCGGCCACGCCGGTCCCAGCCGCTCGGAGCGgcgccggccgccccgggggaGGGTGTGCTGCGGCTCTTACAAAGCCCCCGAGGGCCAGGGACGCTACGTGGGGGACCCGAACGCGGGGCAGCCGGTGCCCCTCGGGGAAGCCTCAACGGTTGCCGAGGAACGGGCCGTTCCCCTCACGGGATGCTctgcccccgtccccgccccgaCACCGCCGGCCCCAGGGAGGGGAACGGGCACCGCGGCGGGAGGAGCCGGCCGGGCCGCGGCCAGGAGCGGGGGGAGGCCCCTCACCTcagccggggggagcgggagaggggtggggggggcagggctCGCCGGGCCGCGGCCCCCCGAGGGGGCGGCGAGGAGGAGCTCGGCCCGTCGGAGGGCGGCAGGCGTTACCGTGCGGGCGgtcgggcgggcgggcggcggtcGGGGCGGCGGGTAGCGGGGTGCCGGTGTCTAGGCGCCCCGCCGCTGGTGCCCGGCGGCGGTGCGGGTGCTGGGCCGACTCCCCGCGACAATAAACATCCCCCAGCGCCGCGGGCATAGACGCGGCGCCGGCTAGAGCGGCCGCCGGAAGTCACGGTCGGCGGGAGGGGAcgaagggaaggggggggccgcGCTAGCCGCGCACTTCCGCTTTCGTCTGCCGCCCCCTGAGGCGCGGCGGGACCTTGGTGGGGGTGGTTGGCGGTGGCGACACCGCCTGGGCGGCACTAGGCTGCCCCACTGCGGCTTGGTCGGGCAGTCACCGCCCCGGGCCTCGTTCCACGGGGCTGGCGCCCGGTAGTGCTCGCCGCCCGGTAGTGCTCGCCGCCCCTGTGGTAGTGTTGGTGCTGGCCCAGCTCCCCGGGCTGGGCGCGGTGAGGCCTGGCCCTCAGCTGAAAGGCCCCTGAGTGGCCGCCTCGCTTCAGAGCTGCCGCAGGAGCTGTCGAAGCTGCGCAGCGGACGTGGAGcttttctggtgatttttttttctgcttgtgggCCACCCTGGCAGCCCCTGCCAGTGGCCGGTGGGCCCGTGGTAGGTGGCTTTTGGCCAACTGTTACGGGCTTGATCCCAACCATGTCATGTGAGGTAGCCCTTTTGCCAGCAAACCGGCTGGAGATCTGATCCAGTTTGCAGATGAGATGGTCATGGCACATACCTGGTGTTCCTGTTAGGGTACTCTCCCTCAGACCTCTAGCTTGCTATGTATGCTTGCCTGCTTCATGCATACTCTGACCAAACCAAGTGGTAAGCG containing:
- the TBPL1 gene encoding TATA box-binding protein-like 1, which produces MDADSDVALDILITNVVCVFRTRCHLNLRKIALEGANVIYKRDVGKVLMKLRKPRITATIWSSGKVICTGATSEEEAKFGARRLARSLQKLGFQVIFTDFKVVNVLAVCNMPFEIRLPEFTKNNRPHASYEPELHPAVCYRIKTLRATLQIFSTGSITVTGPNVKAVASAVEQIYPFVFESRK